In bacterium, a single window of DNA contains:
- a CDS encoding ORF6N domain-containing protein — protein sequence MKEKQIEEVSLNISLIKDNIYIIRGQKVMLDRDLAILYEVQTMRLNQSVKRNLDRFPNDFMFELTREETDNWISQNVISNPSLKKSLRKPPLAFTEQGVAMLSGVLNSKLAIQVNIQIMRVFTRLREMVDDYKDLKQKVEEMELNNEADFKEIFRIIRLIITEKETPKEPIGFVVR from the coding sequence ATGAAAGAAAAACAGATAGAAGAAGTTTCATTAAACATTAGTCTCATAAAAGATAATATTTATATTATTAGAGGACAGAAGGTGATGTTGGATAGAGATTTGGCAATATTATATGAGGTGCAAACAATGCGTTTGAATCAGTCTGTAAAAAGAAATTTAGATAGATTTCCAAATGATTTTATGTTCGAGCTTACGCGAGAAGAAACAGACAATTGGATATCACAAAATGTGATATCCAATCCCAGCCTTAAAAAAAGCCTAAGAAAACCTCCTTTGGCATTTACAGAACAAGGGGTAGCTATGCTTTCTGGCGTACTGAATAGCAAGCTTGCTATTCAAGTAAATATTCAAATTATGAGAGTTTTTACGAGACTTCGTGAGATGGTAGACGATTACAAGGACCTCAAGCAAAAAGTTGAAGAAATGGAATTAAACAACGAGGCTGATTTTAAAGAGATATTTAGAATTATAAGGTTGATTATCACAGAAAAAGAAACACCTAAAGAACCAATAGGTTTTGTTGTCAGATAG
- the pgk gene encoding phosphoglycerate kinase: MSDKNLTEITKGIIGIEEFVKNNDDTIDKIRSKTFLVRVDFNVPIIDGIIVEDLRMRAILPTVNLLKNSGAKVVLISHIETKDGSGMEIVAKHFNDSLDLNVRYISEVVGENVKKTIDSMVDGEIILLQNLRVNEGEKSNDEVFSKELASYADYYVNDAFAVSHRKHASVIGVPRFLSHFAGIQLMKEITSLSEAIDPPHPFVFILGGAKFDTKLPLIKKYLDKADSVVLGGALVNDVYKARGFNVGRSLVSDGSVDISDVVSNPKLIIGNDVVVHDFDDIKKVSAKKIGEVSDNDIIVDAGASLMDVIKPLITSAKFVLWNGPLGNYENGFTDQTIALAKLLIESGVKGAIGGGDTVAAVKSLGLDELPENTNGVSGAAKSHNNIFVSTGGGAMIDFLVNETLPGIEALR, from the coding sequence ATGTCAGATAAAAATTTAACGGAAATCACAAAAGGGATAATTGGAATTGAGGAATTTGTAAAAAATAATGATGATACTATCGATAAAATTAGATCTAAAACCTTCCTGGTAAGAGTTGATTTTAATGTTCCAATTATCGATGGAATAATAGTTGAAGATCTAAGAATGAGAGCTATTCTTCCTACTGTAAATCTTTTGAAAAACAGCGGTGCAAAAGTTGTTTTGATTTCACATATAGAAACAAAGGATGGATCTGGAATGGAAATTGTAGCTAAACACTTTAATGACTCACTTGATCTTAACGTTAGGTATATTAGTGAGGTTGTTGGAGAAAATGTAAAAAAGACTATTGATTCCATGGTGGATGGTGAAATTATTCTTCTTCAGAATCTTAGGGTGAATGAAGGTGAAAAAAGTAATGATGAAGTTTTTTCAAAAGAACTTGCGAGTTATGCTGATTATTATGTAAATGATGCTTTTGCTGTTTCTCACAGAAAGCATGCATCAGTTATTGGAGTTCCAAGATTTTTGTCACACTTTGCTGGTATTCAATTAATGAAGGAAATAACTTCATTGAGTGAAGCAATTGACCCTCCTCATCCTTTTGTTTTTATTTTAGGTGGTGCTAAGTTTGATACAAAATTACCTTTGATTAAAAAATATTTGGATAAGGCAGATTCTGTTGTTTTGGGTGGAGCATTAGTTAACGATGTTTATAAAGCTCGTGGATTTAATGTTGGTAGGTCATTAGTCTCAGACGGTTCAGTAGATATCTCTGATGTTGTCTCTAATCCAAAATTAATTATCGGAAATGATGTTGTTGTGCATGATTTTGATGATATCAAAAAAGTTTCTGCTAAAAAAATAGGAGAGGTATCTGATAACGATATTATTGTAGATGCAGGCGCGTCCCTTATGGATGTAATTAAGCCACTAATCACTTCAGCAAAATTTGTTCTATGGAATGGTCCTCTTGGTAATTATGAAAATGGTTTCACCGATCAAACAATTGCTCTTGCAAAACTTTTAATTGAAAGTGGTGTTAAGGGCGCAATTGGAGGAGGTGACACTGTTGCTGCTGTAAAATCACTTGGGTTGGACGAGTTGCCAGAAAATACTAATGGTGTAAGTGGTGCGGCCAAGAGTCACAATAATATTTTTGTATCAACTGGGGGAGGGGCTATGATTGATTTCTTAGTAAATGAGACTCTGCCGGGTATAGAGGCATTGAGATAA
- the tpiA gene encoding triose-phosphate isomerase, with protein MKPKKILVIANWKMTPNTLVEAKAKMAVIKRGVDKLKMTETIICPPFPFIATLSQMAGGPKGKIKIGAQDISKFESGAHTGEISAVMLKSAGVSHIIVGHSERRAIGEDTSLIAQKLQKVLAAGMIGIVCVGEAERDNDAEYLTVIKNQLKEVLIYTSRQQFANLVIAYEPLWAVNNSQNIAITAHEIHQIVILIRKYLKDNWGESIASIVKIVYGGSVTPDNAQDLVHNGDVDGLLVGRAGWQPEGLKSICQSLNIEKKKPKIKLKKKK; from the coding sequence ATGAAGCCAAAAAAGATCTTAGTAATTGCAAACTGGAAAATGACGCCAAATACCTTAGTTGAAGCTAAGGCTAAGATGGCTGTAATCAAAAGGGGTGTAGACAAGTTGAAGATGACGGAGACTATTATTTGCCCACCTTTTCCATTTATTGCGACATTATCCCAAATGGCTGGTGGACCAAAAGGTAAGATAAAAATTGGCGCACAAGACATATCCAAATTTGAATCAGGTGCCCATACTGGAGAGATTTCCGCGGTAATGCTTAAAAGCGCAGGTGTTTCTCATATAATAGTTGGTCATTCTGAAAGACGCGCGATAGGTGAAGATACTTCTCTTATAGCTCAAAAGTTGCAAAAAGTTCTTGCTGCTGGAATGATTGGCATTGTTTGTGTAGGCGAGGCAGAAAGAGATAATGACGCAGAATATTTAACTGTTATTAAAAATCAACTTAAGGAAGTTCTTATTTATACATCACGTCAGCAGTTTGCTAATTTAGTTATTGCATATGAACCACTATGGGCTGTAAATAATTCACAGAATATAGCAATAACAGCACATGAAATTCACCAGATTGTAATTTTAATCAGAAAATATTTAAAAGACAATTGGGGAGAAAGTATTGCAAGTATCGTTAAAATTGTCTATGGAGGTTCTGTGACTCCTGATAATGCGCAAGACCTGGTTCACAATGGAGATGTTGATGGGCTTCTTGTGGGGCGCGCAGGGTGGCAACCAGAGGGTCTTAAAAGTATTTGCCAATCACTTAATATTGAAAAAAAGAAGCCTAAAATAAAATTAAAAAAGAAAAAATAA
- a CDS encoding HIT family protein, translated as MTDSNNDNTFQDTNNNHNEDCVFCKIIDGTIPAYKVYEDSETLAFLNIQPNNYGQTLVIPKDHTENIYTISDELLCRVMLSAKKVAIAIRNGTDVDGVNIIINNEVAAGQAINHLHVHVIPRINDDGFKNWEPKEYKEGDMKVYQDKIVAEL; from the coding sequence ATGACTGACTCAAACAACGACAATACATTTCAGGACACAAATAATAACCATAATGAAGACTGCGTATTCTGCAAAATTATAGATGGAACAATACCTGCTTATAAGGTATATGAGGATAGTGAAACACTTGCGTTCCTAAACATACAACCCAATAACTATGGTCAAACATTGGTTATTCCAAAGGATCACACAGAAAATATATATACAATATCTGATGAATTACTTTGCAGAGTGATGTTAAGTGCCAAAAAGGTGGCTATTGCCATAAGAAATGGTACCGATGTAGATGGAGTAAATATAATAATAAATAATGAAGTTGCTGCAGGGCAAGCTATAAACCACCTTCATGTGCATGTTATACCAAGAATAAATGATGATGGATTCAAAAACTGGGAACCAAAGGAATACAAGGAGGGCGACATGAAGGTTTATCAGGACAAGATTGTAGCAGAACTTTAA